A part of Dasypus novemcinctus isolate mDasNov1 chromosome 5, mDasNov1.1.hap2, whole genome shotgun sequence genomic DNA contains:
- the IGFBP3 gene encoding insulin-like growth factor-binding protein 3: protein MERARPALWAAALLALALLSGPRAARAGAGAAGAGPVVRCEPCDARALEQCAPPPAASACAELVREPGCGCCLTCALLEGEPCGVYTERCGSGLSCQAPPGEPRELQALLDGRGLCTNASLRASVLQGAPASGNASESEEDRATGSLENQAPASTHRVPDTKFHPLHAKLDVIKKGHAKDSQRYKVDYESQSTDTQNFSSESKRETEYGPCRREMEDTMNHLKFLNVLSPRGIHIPNCDKKGFYKKKQCRPSKGRKRGFCWCVDKYGQPLPGYDTKGKGDVHCYSLESK, encoded by the exons ATGGAGCGGGCGCGCCCCGCGCTCTGGGCTGCGGCGCTGCTGGCGCTGGCGCTGCTAAGCGGCCCCCGGGCGGCGCGGGCCGGcgcgggcgcggcgggcgcgggccCCGTGGTGCGCTGCGAGCCGTGCGACGCGCGCGCGCTGGAGCAGTgcgcgccgccgcccgccgcgtcCGCGTGCGCCGAGCTGGTGCGCGAGCCGGGCTGCGGCTGCTGCCTGACGTGCGCGCTGCTCGAGGGCGAGCCGTGCGGCGTCTACACCGAGCGCTGCGGCTCGGGCCTCAGCTGCCAGGCCCCGCCCGGAGAGCCGCGGGAGCTGCAGGCGCTGCTGGACGGCCGCGGGCTCTGCACCAACGCCAGCCTGCGCGCCTCCGTGCTGCAAGGGGCGCCCGCGTCAG GAAATGCCAGTGAGTCGGAGGAAGACCGCGCCACGGGGAGCTTGGAGAATCAGGCCCCCGCCAGCACCCACCGCGTGCCGGACACCAAGTTCCACCCCCTGCACGCCAAGCTGGACGTCATCAAGAAGGGGCACGCCAAGGACAGCCAGCGCTACAAGGTGGACTACGAGTCGCAGAGCACGGACACACAGAACTTCTCCTCGGAATCCAAACGGGAAACGGAATAC GGCCCTTGCCGCAGGGAGATGGAGGACACCATGAACCACCTGAAGTTCCTCAACGTGCTGAGCCCCAGAGGCATTCACATCCCCAACTGCGACAAGAAGGGGTTTTACAAGAAGAAGCAG TGCCGCCCTTCGAAAGGCCGTAAGCGGGGCTTCTGCTGGTGCGTGGATAAGTACGGGCAGCCTCTGCCAGGCTACGACACCAAGGGGAAAGGCGACGTCCACTGCTACAGCCT